A window of the Armigeres subalbatus isolate Guangzhou_Male unplaced genomic scaffold, GZ_Asu_2 Contig425, whole genome shotgun sequence genome harbors these coding sequences:
- the LOC134204155 gene encoding uncharacterized protein LOC134204155, producing the protein MPAPDLRQLVKQERHARISLDNIEEFLLSYQEDRDRGAVDLRVKKLDEIYEKYCEVRVSIEVLTDDLDVGEGPSGDGEEDASRLSAMAEARQRENEEIFKEFENKYFRLKQALLSKVSIPTEVGVERKPEVSQSSRTRFPELKLPTFSGRLSEWINFRDNFTSLIHDNAQLSTIDKFNYLRASLKDEALLQVNQIQVTSSNYTIAWGVLESKFENHKLIAQEHLKALFAVAPMKAESFQALNHILMTFKINLQQLEKLGEDTEQWSTLLAFMLSQKLDDDTLRQWETHHSCKNIPSYKAMVEFLENHCAILQSTSSRKSSEFKKSYKTPVVHAAVSTGSCIVCNGGSQPVEQCQGQNVNQSSSQKNNRGPQAANSQFQQSNQAQTRNNSQHLQTTPIPSTSSQYARPPPPTNPSTVHHTATPSKTHHHSKTALLSTAIVKLGDRHGNTVLARALLDSGSQISLITENLSQRLNFRRLRENLPVKGVGGSLSVAKQSVLATILSCNSEYKSCEVQFYVLSKITSSLPQQHIDTSSWNLPTGVCLADPNFNEPGAIDVILGVTVFYDLLLSAQLKLSNSGPILRDTELGWIVAGELPETACVSYSTVASSSVTTEQVFEELSKFWELESCHTKSCLSIEESACEAIFEETTARSPDGKFRVQLPKKKHVLEKLGSSRAIAKKRFFSMERRLDANLQLKAMYTAFMHEYVQMGHMKEVQADDEDSTPEYFIPHHCVLKPDSTTTKLRVVFDASCPTDTGVSLNDVLMVGPVVQDDRRSILLRFRMYRYAVVGDVGKMYQMVRQQASNQLHKLFWRHLSQEPLRTYKLATITYGTSSAAYLATRCLNKCADEEAEHYPTAAPVAKKCFYVDAILAGSHTIEEGKQLCKDVLELLKEYGFNLRKWNTNNPAILAEIPPDLRDEREVLDLDEKATVKTLGLTWEPAADKFWIKVPYWKPEGHVTHRIVLSEIARLFDPYGLVGPVIVQGKIFLQDLWKAKYTWDELLCADLHSRWLEFRSNLADLDAVSVPRWIGFGKDVITCEFHGFSDASDKAYGAVVYLRCVNLDGRITVNLMMAKSKVAPLEDLSRRKKKQSIPRLELSAALLLAHLYENVKGSLEISAPAFFWTDSTIVKYWISSHPSRWQVFVSNRVSEIQHATKGGVWNHVPGIENPADIISRGATPAQLQFDSVTLEERPLVSAALQALPPSDVFTLRSSLLNLVRLTAWIRRFSTNCQQGNSQQRRTGSLSAEEHNLALLALVKLAQSECFPLELADIVAKNEVRPTSRLHNLHPVMIDGIICVGGRLGNAPISPGRRHPMILDSHHPLTKLILIDYHHRLLHGGPLLMIACVRERFWPLSVRNLARRVLHECIRCFRARPRVHEQLMGDLPLERVSPAPAFQRVGIDYCGPFELQPATRKGAPVKCYLCLFVCLACKAVHIEVVMDLTSDAFIAALRRFTARRGRPVLILCDNATNFVGARRQLYEIHNIFRQDQFQDRVSTEAAQDSIEFKFIPARSPNFGGLWEAAVKSVKGHMRRVIGNRMLKCDEMQTVVAQIEACLNSRPLTPMSNDPTDLEVLTPGHFLIQRPLTAVPEPNLSELPENRLSRWQRVQQYSQVIWRRWSTDYLSSLQSRNRWTRSRDNLTVGTMVLLKEDNVPPLKWRLGRVTEVHPGADGNVRVVTVRTKDGSYRRAVSKICILPIRDGQPAAEGQ; encoded by the exons ATGCCGGCACCGGATCTGAGACAGCTAGTGAAGCAGGAGCGCCATGCTAGAATTTCGCTCGATAATATAGAGGAATTTCTGTTGTCGTACCAAGAAGATCGTGATAGAGGTGCCGTTGATCTCAGAGTGAAAAAGTTGGACGAAATTTATGAGAAATACTGTGAAGTGAGAGTTAGTATAGAGGTGTTAACCGATGACTTGGATGTTGGTGAAGGACCATCTGGCGACGGCGAAGAGGATGCTTCGAGACTATCTGCCATGGCCGAAGCTCGCCAAAGAGAGAATGAggagattttcaaagaatttgaaAACAAGTATTTTCGTCTGAAGCAGGCGCTTCTTTCGAAGGTTAGTATACCTACCGAAGTAGGTGTTGAGCGGAAACCGGAAGTGTCCCAGTCGTCACGGACACGATTTCCGGAATTGAAGCTTCCAACGTTCTCTGGAAGATTGTCGGAATGGATTAACTTTCGTGACAATTTCACTTCTTTGATTCACGACAACGCCCAACTCAGTACGATAGATAAGTTCAACTATCTGCGTGCTTCCCTGAAGGATGAGGCTCTTCTTCAGGTAAACCAGATCCAGGTCACTAGTTCCAACTACACTATCGCTTGGGGAGTTCTGGAGTCGAAGTTCGAGAATCACAAACTAATCGCACAGGAACATTTGAAAGCACTGTTCGCTGTTGCTCCGATGAAAGCTGAGAGTTTTCAAGCACTTAATCATATCTTGATGACGTTCAAGATAAATCTTCAACAGTTGGAGAAACTGGGTGAAGACACCGAGCAATGGAGTACACTGTTAGCTTTCATGCTatcccagaagctggacgatGATACTCTTCGCCAATGGGAAACGCATCATAGCTGCAAGAATATTCCATCGTACAAGGCGATGGTGGAGTTCCTAGAGAACCATTGTGCTATTCTACAATCAACATCGTCACGTAAGAGTAGTGAGTTCAAGAAATCGTACAAAACCCCAGTTGTTCATGCTGCTGTATCGACTGGAAGTTGCATAGTGTGCAATGGTGGATCACAGCCCGTGGAACAGT GTCAAGGGCAGAATGTGAATCAGTCATCCTCCCAGAAGAACAACAGAGGACCTCAAGCCGCGAACAGTCAGTTTCAGCAATCGAATCAGGCCCAAACCCGGAACAACTCTCAACACCTACAGACTACACCAATCCCAAGCACATCTTCGCAATATGCACGTCCGCCACCTCCCACCAATCCTTCCACTGTACACCACACTGCTACACCATCCAAAACACACCACCACTCAAAAACTGCACTACTGTCAACTGCTATTGTGAAGCTCGGTGATCGTCACGGAAATACCGTTCTTGCACGCGCTTTGTTGGACAGCGGGTCCCAAATATCTCTAATAACAGAGAACCTGTCTCAACGTTTAAATTTCCGTCGACTTCGTGAGAATTTGCCTGTTAAAGGAGTGGGTGGTTCTCTATCTGTTGCTAAACAATCAGTTCTAGCAACAATACTGTCCTGCAACTCTGAGTACAAGTCTTGCGAGGTACAGTTCTATGTACTGTCGAAGATTACGTCAAGCCTGCCGCAACAGCACATCGATACTTCGTCGTGGAATCTGCCTACAGGAGTTTGCCTTGCGGATCCGAATTTCAATGAGCCTGGAGCTATCGATGTCATCTTGGGTGTCACAGTTTTTTACGATCTGCTGCTGAGTGCACAACTGAAGCTCTCCAACTCTGGACCGATTCTACGTGATACCGAACTTGGGTGGATTGTGGCAGGGGAGCTACCTGAAACCGCTTGCGTCAGCTACAGTACAGTAGCATCGTCTTCAGTAACCACGGAGCAAGTTTTTGAAGAACTCTCGAAGTTTTGGGAGTTGGAATCCTGTCACACGAAGAGCTGCTTATCCATCGAGGAATCTGCTTGTGAAGCCATTTTCGAGGAAACAACTGCAAGGAGCCCTGATGGGAAGTTTCGAGTTCAGTTACCGAAGAAAAAACACGTTTTGGAGAAGTTAGGGAGTTCGAGGGCGATAGCGAAGAAACGCTTCTTCTCTATGGAGAGACGGCTGGATGCCAACTTGCAGTTGAAAGCTATGTACACGGCATTCATGCATGAGTACGTTCAGATGGGACACATGAAAGAAGTACAGGCGGACGACGAGGACTCGACTCCGGAATACTTCATTCCCCATCACTGTGTGCTGAAACCAGACAGCACCACAACCAAACTTAGGGTGGTTTTTGATGCATCTTGTCCAACGGATACGGGTGTGTCCTTGAACGATGTATTGATGGTTGGGCCGGTCGTTCAAGATGATCGGCGAAGCATTTTACTGCGGTTCCGGATGTATAGATACGCGGTCGTAGGAGACGTAGGAAAAATGTACCAAATGGTACGGCAGCAAGCTTCGAATCAGTTGCACAAGCTTTTCTGGAGGCATTTAAGTCAGGAACCTCTGAGGACATATAAGCTCGCCACAATTACCTACGGCACATCATCTGCAGCTTATCTTGCTACTAGGTGCCTGAACAAGTGCGCGGACGAGGAGGCGGAGCACTATCCTACAGCTGCACCTGTCGCCAAAAAGTGTTTTTACGTAGATGCTATACTGGCAGGATCACACACAATAGAAGAAGGGAAGCAGCTATGCAAAGACGTGCTAGAGCTTCTGAAAGAGTATGGGTTCAACCTCAGAAAGTGGAATACAAACAATCCAGCGATTCTGGCTGAAATTCCTCCCGATCTAAGAGACGAGCGCGAAGTTCTTGATCTGGATGAAAAGGCTACCGTGAAGACACTGGGTCTCACATGGGAACCGGCAGCAGATAAGTTTTGGATCAAGGTTCCCTACTGGAAGCCTGAAGGGCATGTTACCCATCGGATTGTGTTGTCCGAAATAGCACGCCTGTTCGACCCTTACGGACTAGTGGGTCCTGTAATAGTTCAGGGAAAGATATTCCTACAAGATCTTTGGAAGGCTAAATACACATGGGATGAACTGCTGTGCGCCGATCTACATTCACGTTGGTTAGAGTTCAGAAGCAATCTAGCCGACTTAGACGCGGTGTCAGTTCCACGATGGATTGGCTTTGGTAAAGACGTGATCACTTGTGAATTCCATGGGTTCAGCGATGCTAGCGACAAGGCCTACGGAGCTGTCGTCTACTTACGCTGTGTGAACTTGGACGGAAGAATAACGGTCAATTTGATGATGGCCAAGTCAAAGGTTGCACCATTGGAAGATCTCAGCcgtaggaagaagaaacaatCCATACCTCGCCTGGAATTGTCGGCTGCGTTACTGTTGGCTCATCTGTACGAGAACGTCAAAGGCAGTCTGGAGATTTCAGCGCCTGCTTTCTTTTGGACGGATTCAACGATCGTCAAGTATTGGATCTCGTCACACCCATCGAGGTGGCAAGTCTTCGTGAGCAATCGTGTGTCGGAGATTCAGCATGCCACGAAAGGTGGCGTCTGGAATCACGTTCCGGGGATTGAAAATCCGGCCGATATCATATCGCGAGGAGCCACACCAGCGCAGCTA CAGTTCGACTCGGTAACTCTGGAGGAGAGGCCACTTGTGTCCGCAGCTCTTCAAGCTCTTCCTCCAAGTGATGTATTTACACTTCGTTCTTCTTTGTTGAACCTTGTTCGACTGACCGCCTGGATACGTCGATTTTCTACAAATTGTCAACAAGGAAACAGCCAACAACGGAGGACTGGATCACTGAGTGCTGAGGAACACAACTTGGCGCTGCTAGCGTTGGTGAAGCTAGCCCAATCGGAATGCTTTCCACTAGAATTGGCGGATATTGTAGCTAAAAATGAAGTAAGACCAACTTCAAGACTACATAATCTTCACCCTGTTATGATAGATGGAATAATCTGTGTTGGTGGCCGGCTCGGAAATGCTCCGATCTCACCAGGTCGCAGACATCCAATGATCTTGGATAGCCATCATCCGTTAACTAAACTAATTCTGATTGATTATCATCATCGACTACTTCATGGAGGACCTCTATTGATGATAGCGTGCGTTCGTGAAAGATTTTGGCCGCTGAGCGTCCGGAATCTCGCCAGGAGGGTCCTACACGAGTGCATTAGGTGCTTCAGAGCAAGGCCACGCGTGCATGAGCAGTTGATGGGAGACCTTCCGCTCGAACGAGTGTCACCAGCGCCTGCATTCCAGCGAGTTGGCATAGATTATTGCGGTCCGTTCGAGCTTCAACCGGCAACTCGGAAAGGGGCACCGGTCAAGTGCTACCTTTGTCTATTCGTATGTTTAGCCTGCAAGGCCGTGCATATAGAGGTCGTTATGGATCTCACCAGCGATGCTTTCATAGCCGCACTCAGAAGGTTCACCGCAAGACGTGGGAGGCCAGTCCTTATACTTTGCGACAACGCTACCAACTTTGTTGGAGCACGAAGACAATTGTACGAGATACACAACATTTTTCGGCAAGATCAGTTCCAGGATCGAGTTTCAACGGAAGCGGCTCAAGACTCAATTGAGTTTAAGTTCATTCCCGCCAGATCTCCCAATTTCGGCGGCTTGTGGGAAGCCGCAGTGAAGTCAGTGAAAGGACATATGCGGAGAGTAATCGGAAACAGAATGCTGAAGTGTGATGAAATGCAAACGGTTGTCGCACAGATTGAAGCTTGCCTTAATTCGAGGCCGTTAACTCCAATGAGCAACGATCCCACGGATTTGGAGGTTTTAACGCCGGGGCACTTCCTCATCCAGCGACCGCTCACTGCAGTGCCTGAACCAAATCTCAGCGAGCTGCCAGAGAATAGGCTCAGCAGATGGCAGCGGGTTCAGCAATACAGTCAGGTGATCTGGAGACGTTGGTCGACGGATTATTTATCAAGTCTACAGAGTCGTAATAGATGGACGAGAAGCAGGGACAACCTCACTGTTGGTACAATGGTACTGTTAAAAGAAGACAACGTTCCACCGCTGAAATGGAGGTTGGGACGAGTCACGGAGGTTCATCCAGGTGCTGACGGGAACGTGAGAGTCGTCACGGTCCGTACGAAAGATGGATCATATCGCAGAGCAGTGTCGAAGATTTGTATTCTTCCTATTCGAGATGGCCAACCGGCCGCAGAAGGACAGTAG